A single window of Nicotiana sylvestris chromosome 5, ASM39365v2, whole genome shotgun sequence DNA harbors:
- the LOC138869357 gene encoding uncharacterized protein has product MEIRIERIRPNNVCVCAFDSVKRDTIGEIDLILTISPIDFEVTFQVFDMDTSYNFLIGRPWIHAAGAIPSTLYQMVKFEHENQEIVVHREDELLIYKDPSVTCLEDKECSEHIVYQAFEIVVVDQCEEGTPCPQPFLSNIENFFGIDFQAIEADVKWANKHKNDGWVLPQPIPHLARTFVNSRYIEEEEEEEEEEEAFTAEEIEGIYGTMRQMLYEVHMVQLGEGSSTTEVQFMGQNAKLKNWKATLLLVRQESCSNNADLNNMTCLRTSCPDPNTMSHCETMNQEPMFFEHLRKYDLKLNPAKCAFGVPSGKPLGFIVSRRGIELDPTKIKSIRYMPPLRTKKEVMSRLGRFNYIRRFIAQLTSMCEHIFKLLKKDLAIRWTDACHEAFEKIKEYLSNQPVVVPPEPERHLFLYLTV; this is encoded by the exons atggaaattagGATTGAAAGGATTAGGCCCAACAATGTTTGTGTATGTGCATTTGACAGCGTCAAAAGGGATACGATAGGGGAGATTGATTTGATCCTAACTATCAGCCCGATAGATTTTGAAGTAACATTTCAGGTTTTTGACATGGACACCTCCTACAATTTTCTCataggaaggccttggatccatgcggcaggggCCATACCATCTACTCTCtaccaaatggttaagtttgaacatGAAAACCAAGAAATCGTGGTTCACAGAGAGGATGAGCTATTAATTTACAAGGACCCATCAGTCACATGTCTGGAGGATAAGGAATGTAGTGAGCACATAGTCTACCAAGCTTTTGAAATCGTGGTTGTGGACCAGTGTGAGGAAGGAACCCCATGTCCTCAACCCTTCTTGTCAAACAT TGAAAACTTCTTTGGCATCGATTTCCAAGCTATAGAAGCCGACGTAAAATGGGCTAATAAACATAAGAACGATGGGTGGGTTCTGCCTCAGCCGATCCCGCATCTCGCTAGAACATTTGTTAATTCAAGGtacatagaagaagaagaagaagaagaagaagaagaagaagccttcacGGCTGAAGAAATTGAGGGTATCTATGGGACAATGAGGCAAATGTTGTATGAGGTTCATATGGTCCAGCTgggtgaaggctcaagcactacTGAGGTGCAGTTTATGGGGCAAAATGCCAAACTtaaaaattggaaggctactctgtTGCTAGTCAGGCAAGAATCCTG ttctaataatgcagacttaaataacatgacatgcttgcggacttcatgcccagatcctaacaCGATGTCTCATTGTGAAACAATGAATCAAGAACC AATGTTTTTTGAGCACCTgcgtaagtatgacttgaagttgaatccagctaaatgtgcatttggagtaccatctgggaaacctttggggtttatagtcagtcgaagaggtatcgagttagatccaacaaagataaagtctattcggtaTATGCCACCTctgagaaccaagaaagaggttatgagtcggTTGGGAAGGTTCAATTACATCAGgagattcattgctcagttgacttccaTGTGTGAGCAcatatttaagttgttgaagaaagattTGGCGATTAGATGGACAGATGCATGTCATGAAGCCTTCgaaaaaatcaaagaatatctatcAAATCAGCCAGTGGTAGTCCCACCCGAGCCTGAAAGGCATTTGTTCTTGTACTTGACAGTGTAG